In Pirellula sp. SH-Sr6A, the DNA window CTTCGAGTCGGTTCATGTTTGGAACGTCACGCGTGGCACTCGGCTTGAGACCTACGCTATCTTGGGCGAACAGGGCTCGAACGATGTCTGCATCAATGGCGCGGCAGCCCACTTGGTGCGTCCCGGCGATATCATCATCATCGCGACCTTCGGATTCCTACAGGAAACCGGGCCGGAATGGAGAATCCCGGAGCCCAAAGTCGTCTTTGTGGACGACCAAAACAAAATCACCTACACCGGACGCGAAATTGCTGGTCCTCGCCGGCGCATCGTGGGGGAAACCTCGCCCGATTGCTGCTAACACCAAGCGGGTCGGCGAAGACTCGAGTGCACTCGACTTGGAAAGCCTTCTTATGTTGGAACGCACGTTAGAGCCCGAGATCATGGATTCATGCGAAGAGGCAATGGCCTACGACGCGATGGATCATTCGGCCGTCAACGAAGCATTCGCAAAGGACTTGCTCGCCGTCCCTTCTTTAGGAACCGACCTTCTCGATTTGGGAACCGGGACGGCGTTGATCCCTACCGTACTCTGTCGGTTGAATCGGGACGTCCGAATCATGGCTGCCGATGCGTCGCGTTGGATGCTGGAGATCGCACGTTACAACCTAGAGGTCTTTCAGTGCGCATCGCGAGTCCAACTCCACTTGGTCGATGCCAAAGACATGATCTTTCAAGATAACTATTTCGACGGTGTGATCTCCAACACCCTCCTCCATCACTTGCCCGAACACGATAATTTCTTCCGGGAAGCGATCCGCGTGCTTCGTCCAGGGGGCGTGTTGTTTTTGCGAGATTTGTTTCGACCCGAATCTGAAGAGGAGTTGGAGAAACTCGTCACGACCTACGGAGGAGCAGATTCGAATGGGCAGCAGTTGCTACGCCAAAGTTTTCATGCCGCGCTCACCCTACCCGAGATTCAGTCGCTCGTCGAACCTTTCGGGATCCCACGAGAGTGCATTCGCATGACGAGCGACCGGCATTGGACTCTGGCCGCTAGAGCCTCGTCGTCGAAACAAACATTTGCACCTGTGGATCAAATCCAGCCATCGACCGATTCTTCTCGTCAAGCGTGATCCCATGGAACAACAGTATTTGGATCTGATGCGTCAAATCATCGAGCATGGTGATGCGAAGAGCGACCGAACCGGTGTGGGAACACGGAGCCTGTTCGGCGCACAAATGCGATTCGACCTGTCCAAGGGATTCCCGCTCATCACGACCAAGAAGCTTCATTTGCGGAGCATCATCTATGAACTCTTGTGGTTTCTCCGCGGGGAAACCAATATCTCCTATCTGAAGCAAAACCGGGTGAGCATTTGGGACGAATGGGCCGATTCGCAAGGAGAATTAGGTCCCGTCTACGGAAAACAGTGGCGTTCCTGGGAGTGCCCCGACGGGAGAGTGATCGACCAGATTGCTCAGGTGCAACAGCAAATTATGAAGTCACCCGACTCAAGGCGATTGATCGTCAGTGCTTGGAATGTGGCCGACATCCAAGACATGGCTTTGCCACCGTGCCATCTCCTGTTTCAGTTTTATGTCGCCAACAACCGGCTCAGCTGCCAGCTTTACCAGCGCAGCGCGGACTTCTTTCTGGGTGTCCCTTTCAACATCGCATCCTACTCCCTTCTCACCATCATGATGGCGGGATCCTGTGGATTGATACCAGGGGACTTTGTCCATACCCTCGGCGATGTGCACCTGTACAACAACCATCTCGAGCAGGCTCAATTGCAGTTATCTCGCACTCCGCGAACTCCCCCCAGACTCGTGCTCAAGCAATTCCGTCCGAGCGTGCTCGATTACGAGTTCGATGATATCGAACTACAGGATTACGATCCACATCCTCATATCCCGGCGCCTGTCGCGGTATAACCTTCCATTGCGCCGGAGCCCATCGATTGGGTTATCCGTAGCGAGAGTCGCTTTCGGGCTTGATGGTTCTCACGATTTCTTCTTTGAGAACGTCATCCAATTCATGTGCGACCAAGTACCCCTGTAACGCGGTTTTCAGTCGATTCGACTGGCTGCGAATCGCTTCGCTTCTTCGATCGCGAGAACGTAGTGACGAAATCTCCACGTCCAGAAGAGTGCAGACCTTCACGTTCCCACTCTTGCCAGCCACCTTCATCTCAATGTCCGCAACCTCGATCGACATCCGGAATTTACCCAACCGCTCGTCGGACCGTTTCGGAATCGGGGTTTGTTTGCAGTCCAAGTCCAGGATCACATGGTTGCTATCGACGTGTTGAACCACTGCATGGAATTCCCGGACAAATCCTTTGAGCTTTTCAAGCGTGACAGCCCGCGGAACATTGGTGAAGAGCTCGGTTCGGATCGATTTTTCATTCGAGGAACAGAGCCAGCCCCACCAAGATCGTTTGGAACTCAATCGGATCTTCTGAGAAGACGGTTCAGCATCTCCTAGCGCAACAACTTGGTCGCGGCCACTTTCCTTTGCAATCAGCAGGCCACGGTCTGCTCGCCCCAAGACGGTTTCGGTAGAGTCCTCGGGCTGCACGATCGCTACGCCGAAACTCGCGGTGAGGCACTGGTTGCGCAGAGAAGGAATAGGAGTGCGCTGAAGCTTTTTGCGGATGGTTTCGGCCAACTCCTTTGCTTCTTGAAGGTCGCATTGCCCGCAGAGCATGACGAATTCTTCGCCACCGTAGCGCGCGACGAAGTCGGATTCGCGGCAAGATTCCTTGAGCAAATTCGCAAACGCAATCAACGCATCGTCCCCCGCTTGGTGGGAGTACGTATCGTTGATTTTCTTAAAGAAATCAATGTCGCAGATAATGACGCTCGCCGGCTCTCCCGTGCGCTGATGGTATTCCACGAACTCGGGAAGCTGACGGTTCAGTTCGCCTCGGTTTGCCAGCTTGGTCAGCTGATCCTGGCAAGCCCGCTCGCTTAGGTGAAGGATCTTTCGTTCGAGTTCCGCTGTTTCGCTCACGTCTTCGATGATCATGGCTCCGCCGCATAGATGACCTCGATCGCTGATCACCGGCACCACATCGACTTGGACCTGAAACATCTTGCTCCCCTGCGTCCGGATCGCAAGCCTCTGCTTTTTGGTCTCACCGGTAGTCATCAATGCGCGAAAGGGGCAATCCACTTCTTGCAATTGAAAGCCTTCCGTATCGCAGAGACCGGCGATTTGAGGTGTCCAATACTGGTGAAGCACGGACGTTACCGATCGTCCCGTAAAACGTTCGGCGGCCGAATTCCAATCGAGAATACGGTATTCGGAATCGATGAAGACAACGCCGTTTTGAACATGGTCCATCATATGGCGATAGAAGGTCTCATTCAGCGAATGGACCAGAGTGCTCCCCATACGATCGTTCCCTGGCTGGCGATCCATCTCAAACAGTCGTGAAAAATCGTGCTGTTCGATGCGATTGATCCAACGTTCCGCCACGCGGGCTTGTAGCTGCCTGTCATTGCTCAATACAAGCTCGGCGAACGACTTCGCCAATTTGGGATCAAATTGGGTGCCACCCAACCGAATGATTTCCGCGAGAGCCATCTCACGTGTCATCGCATCGCGATAGACTTGCTTCGCGGTCATCGAGTCGTATGCATCGATGACATTGACCAGTCGGCTGGCGAGCGGCGCGATATCGGGCGAAAGCAGATTGCTGGACGATTCATAGCTGGTCCCTAGACCCGCGATCGCGAGCAATAGCTCTTTGCTTGCTCCCGCCGCTCGAAGAATCTCTAAACCGACTTGGCTATGCATATCCATCATCGACTGCTCGTGTTCCAACAACCTCTCGGGCTTTTGCAGGACACGATCAGGAATGCCAATCTTTCCTATTTCATGCAGCAGGGCGAGCGTTTCGAAAAGCTGTTGCTGATCTTCCTTCAGCTCGTGCTTCGTCGCCCAAGCCGAAGTCCAGAACGCAACGCGGAGCGAATGCGCAGCCGCAGGCGGATGCTTGGCTCGGAGGGAAACGTAGAGACTCGAAACGGTCCCAAAACGAGCATGCACCATCGACTGCCATGCGCCGGCATTTTCCGTGTTGATCTGAGTTGGACAGATTGGTAGCGGGATCGATGCACCGGGGAAGGGGCCGCCCACCGTTTGGCTTAATACGTCGCTAAAATCTGACATGGTTCCAACGTCGAAAAGTGTGGTTTCTCGCAGTGAAAAACTGTACGATGCGTTCGCGACGGAGAATTCCTTAGCCCAACGTTCGTATTCAAATTCGCGTTAGCCGAATGAGAAAAGGTGCGGGTTGAAACGATTTTTCGGATCAAGCAGTTCGTATGGTCCGCACGTTCCTCTGCGTTCTTGGAATACTTCCGTCGCTAACTCATGCCTCCTTCCTTTCCACCGACTCTTTG includes these proteins:
- a CDS encoding diguanylate cyclase, translated to MSDFSDVLSQTVGGPFPGASIPLPICPTQINTENAGAWQSMVHARFGTVSSLYVSLRAKHPPAAAHSLRVAFWTSAWATKHELKEDQQQLFETLALLHEIGKIGIPDRVLQKPERLLEHEQSMMDMHSQVGLEILRAAGASKELLLAIAGLGTSYESSSNLLSPDIAPLASRLVNVIDAYDSMTAKQVYRDAMTREMALAEIIRLGGTQFDPKLAKSFAELVLSNDRQLQARVAERWINRIEQHDFSRLFEMDRQPGNDRMGSTLVHSLNETFYRHMMDHVQNGVVFIDSEYRILDWNSAAERFTGRSVTSVLHQYWTPQIAGLCDTEGFQLQEVDCPFRALMTTGETKKQRLAIRTQGSKMFQVQVDVVPVISDRGHLCGGAMIIEDVSETAELERKILHLSERACQDQLTKLANRGELNRQLPEFVEYHQRTGEPASVIICDIDFFKKINDTYSHQAGDDALIAFANLLKESCRESDFVARYGGEEFVMLCGQCDLQEAKELAETIRKKLQRTPIPSLRNQCLTASFGVAIVQPEDSTETVLGRADRGLLIAKESGRDQVVALGDAEPSSQKIRLSSKRSWWGWLCSSNEKSIRTELFTNVPRAVTLEKLKGFVREFHAVVQHVDSNHVILDLDCKQTPIPKRSDERLGKFRMSIEVADIEMKVAGKSGNVKVCTLLDVEISSLRSRDRRSEAIRSQSNRLKTALQGYLVAHELDDVLKEEIVRTIKPESDSRYG
- a CDS encoding thymidylate synthase, whose protein sequence is MEQQYLDLMRQIIEHGDAKSDRTGVGTRSLFGAQMRFDLSKGFPLITTKKLHLRSIIYELLWFLRGETNISYLKQNRVSIWDEWADSQGELGPVYGKQWRSWECPDGRVIDQIAQVQQQIMKSPDSRRLIVSAWNVADIQDMALPPCHLLFQFYVANNRLSCQLYQRSADFFLGVPFNIASYSLLTIMMAGSCGLIPGDFVHTLGDVHLYNNHLEQAQLQLSRTPRTPPRLVLKQFRPSVLDYEFDDIELQDYDPHPHIPAPVAV
- the panD gene encoding aspartate 1-decarboxylase, encoding MLRKFLRSKIHRATVTQADLHYEGSLTLPPDLLLAAGIDPFESVHVWNVTRGTRLETYAILGEQGSNDVCINGAAAHLVRPGDIIIIATFGFLQETGPEWRIPEPKVVFVDDQNKITYTGREIAGPRRRIVGETSPDCC
- a CDS encoding class I SAM-dependent methyltransferase; translated protein: MLERTLEPEIMDSCEEAMAYDAMDHSAVNEAFAKDLLAVPSLGTDLLDLGTGTALIPTVLCRLNRDVRIMAADASRWMLEIARYNLEVFQCASRVQLHLVDAKDMIFQDNYFDGVISNTLLHHLPEHDNFFREAIRVLRPGGVLFLRDLFRPESEEELEKLVTTYGGADSNGQQLLRQSFHAALTLPEIQSLVEPFGIPRECIRMTSDRHWTLAARASSSKQTFAPVDQIQPSTDSSRQA